One genomic window of Hippocampus zosterae strain Florida chromosome 12, ASM2543408v3, whole genome shotgun sequence includes the following:
- the ftcdnl1 gene encoding formiminotransferase N-terminal subdomain-containing protein, translating into MSPWKNTTCLLLPPLSSGDSCPSPGRRRSRNMTTTSMGRRLVTCLLNVSEARRKDVVERVAKAALYDSQGVRRDGTAVLNIFNDRDYNRSVITIVATVEGIGEAVLSACEKACELIDMRDHSGVHPCLGAVDLVPIYPLGEDVGPDDCARESRAVAVGLTRRVPGTSVFLFGWADAPHQRALAQRRKEMGWFKKTPDLNGVRPCVGPVPRQRFGLTGVGASPYVMNCNVTIDTQDLAVGRRIAAAIRESAPGGLPGVRVLALPHEGAVEIACNVESVPGAGPCPSDAAAPWPSFSVGGRPYCHVPAGVIAARVARLAAGHGVATRRAALVGFSPIECRGLAESALSRGVGEFWKERQGVRM; encoded by the exons AAACATGACGACCACTTCAATGGGACGACGCCTGGTGACGTGCCTGCTCAACGTGTCGGAGGCTCGCAGGAAGGACGTGGTGGAACGCGTGGCCAAGGCCGCCTTATACGACTCTCAAG GCGTTCGAAGAGACGGGACCGCCGTGCTGAACATCTTCAATGACCGTGACTACAACCGCTCCGTTATCACAATTGTGGCCACTGTTGAAGGCATCG gGGAGGCCGTGTTGTCTGCCTGCGAGAAAGCCTGCGAACTGATTGACATGCGCGACCACTCGGGCGTTCACCCGTGTTTGGGTGCCGTGGACCTGGTCCCCATCTACCCCCTGGGGGAGGACGTGGGCCCCGACGACTGTGCTCGAGAGTCTCGCG CGGTGGCGGTGGGCCTGACCCGGCGAGTGCCGGGAACCAGCGTCTTCCTCTTCGGGTGGGCGGACGCCCCGCATCAGCGGGCACTGGCGCAGAGGAGGAAGGAGATGGGCTGGTTCAAGAAGACGCCCGACTTGAACGGCGTGAGGCCCTGCGTCGGGCCCGTGCCACGCCAACGCTTCGGCCTCACCG GCGTCGGGGCCAGCCCCTACGTCATGAACTGCAACGTGACTATCGACACGCAGGATCTGGCCGTAGGACGGCGCATCGCCGCCGCCATCAGGGAATCCGCACCGGGGGGTCTCCCGGGGGTCCGGGTCTTGGCCCTGCCGCACGAGGGCGCCGTGGAGATCGCCTGCAACGTGGAGAGCGTGCCGGGGGCCGGGCCCTGCCCGAGCGACGCCGCGGCGCCCTGGCCGTCCTTCAGCGTCGGGGGGCGGccgtactgtcacgttccggcCGGTGTCATCGCCGCCAGGGTCGCCCGGCTGGCGGCCGGGCACGGCGTGGCCACCCGGCGCGCCGCCTTGGTGGGCTTCAGCCCCATCGAGTGTCGGGGCTTGGCCGAGTCGGCTCTGTCTCGGGGGGTTGGGGAATTTTGGAAAGAGCGGCAAGGCGTGCGcatgtga